Proteins encoded by one window of Venturia canescens isolate UGA chromosome 2, ASM1945775v1, whole genome shotgun sequence:
- the LOC122406691 gene encoding deoxycytidylate deaminase isoform X1 produces MTEKRSDYLDWEEYFMALAFLAAKRSKDPVTQVGACIVDPDKRIISLGYNGMPRGCSDDLFPWGKSTTDSEMDSKFLYVCHAEVNAILNRNSSDVRGCTIYVALFPCNECAKIIIQSGIRTIVYLSDENSYKETTKAAKKMFEAAGVEYRQYLPKNESIVINFRGMNWNDMNQLPTTPSKKSFDI; encoded by the exons ATGACTGAAAAAAGAAGCGATTACCTCGACTGGGAAGAGTATTTCATGGCGCTTGCTTTTCTCGCTGCGAAACGTAGCAAAGACCCGGTTACACAAGTTGGTGCTTGTATCGTAGATCCGGACAAACGTATAATCAGTTTGGGTTACAACGGGATGCCAAGGGGTTGCAGCGACGACCTGTTTCCTTGGGGCAAGAGCACTACAGACTCTGAAatggattcaaaatttttatacg TGTGTCACGCAGAGGTCAATGCTATATTGAACAGAAATTCCTCAGACGTCCGAGGTTGCACGATCTACGTTGCCTTGTTTCCGTGTAACGAATGTGCCAAAATAATCATACAATCGGGTATCCGAACGATTGTTTACTTGTCCGATGAAAATTCTTACAAGGAAACGACCAAAGCagccaaaaaaatgttcgaagcGGCTGGTGTTGAATATCG GCAATACCTACCAAAGAATGAGAGCATCGTCATCAATTTTCGAGGTATGAATTGGAACGATATGAATCAATTGCCAACAACGCcatcgaaaaaatcattcgacatttga
- the LOC122406691 gene encoding deoxycytidylate deaminase isoform X2: protein MTEKRSDYLDWEEYFMALAFLAAKRSKDPVTQVGACIVDPDKRIISLGYNGMPRGCSDDLFPWGKSTTDSEMDSKFLYVCHAEVNAILNRNSSDVRGCTIYVALFPCNECAKIIIQSGIRTIVYLSDENSYKETTKAAKKMFEAAGVEYRRPNNWIDAHKKEAG, encoded by the exons ATGACTGAAAAAAGAAGCGATTACCTCGACTGGGAAGAGTATTTCATGGCGCTTGCTTTTCTCGCTGCGAAACGTAGCAAAGACCCGGTTACACAAGTTGGTGCTTGTATCGTAGATCCGGACAAACGTATAATCAGTTTGGGTTACAACGGGATGCCAAGGGGTTGCAGCGACGACCTGTTTCCTTGGGGCAAGAGCACTACAGACTCTGAAatggattcaaaatttttatacg TGTGTCACGCAGAGGTCAATGCTATATTGAACAGAAATTCCTCAGACGTCCGAGGTTGCACGATCTACGTTGCCTTGTTTCCGTGTAACGAATGTGCCAAAATAATCATACAATCGGGTATCCGAACGATTGTTTACTTGTCCGATGAAAATTCTTACAAGGAAACGACCAAAGCagccaaaaaaatgttcgaagcGGCTGGTGTTGAATATCG TCGGCCAAACAATTGGATTGATGCTCACAAAAAAGAAGCCGGATGA